AGGTTTCCGTGGATTACAAAAAGCTCAGTAAACAGATCTCCTACGCCTTGAGGCATGCCCCGTGGAAGTACGGCCTTGAACTGGACGGGGAAGGGTGGGCGAACCTCCGGCAACTG
This genomic window from Bacillota bacterium contains:
- a CDS encoding RNA 2'-phosphotransferase, which gives rise to MDYKKLSKQISYALRHAPWKYGLELDGEGWANLRQL